One segment of Chelonia mydas isolate rCheMyd1 chromosome 13, rCheMyd1.pri.v2, whole genome shotgun sequence DNA contains the following:
- the LOC102947588 gene encoding activity-dependent neuroprotector homeobox protein isoform X1 → MSLRHPSTINFGGVVVEQDGTLHETNSVHGLHLHIKETMFQLPVNNLGSLRKARKTVKKILSDIGLEYCKEHIEDFKQFEPNDFYLKNTTWEDVGLWDPSLTKNQDYRTKPFCCSACPFSSKFFSAYKSHFRNVHSEDFENRILLNCPYCTFNADKKTLETHIKIFHAPNANTPSGGISTFKDKNKHDSLKPKQADSVEQAVYYCKKCTYRDPLYEIVRKHIYREHFQHVAAPYVAKAGEKSLNGAVPLSSSTREEGSIHCKRCLFMPKSYEALVQHVIEDHERIGYQVTAMIGHTNVVVPRSKPLMLIAPKPQDKKPMGLPQRMGPLSPGNVRSLPSQQMMNRLTIPKPTLNSAGVNMMSNVHLQQNNYGVKSVPPSYVGQPGGRLNLSGNAPVSIPQQSQTMKQFSPSGNGRPYTLGGEQRSQTPARYSLQSANSSSLSSAQLKQTSLSQSQAASRVLGQSGSKPPVAATGPSAVNTSSTQKWKICTICNELFPENVYSVHFEKEHKAEKVPAVANYIMKIHNFTSKCLYCNRYLPTDTLLNHMLIHGLSCPYCRSTFNDVEKMAAHMRMVHVDEEMGPKTDSTLTFDLTLQQGSHTNIHLLVTTYNLRDAPAESVAYHAQNTPPVPPKPQPKIQEKADIPVKSSPQAAVPYKKDVGKTLCPLCFSILKGPISDALAHHLRERHQVIQTVHPVEKKLTYKCIHCLGVYTSNMTASTITLHLVHCRGVGKTQNGQDKANAPSRLNQSPAVAPVKRTYEHMEFSLMKKRKMDDDDSPSAFEEKPEEPVVLALDPKGHEDDSYEARKTFLTKYFNKQPYPSRREIEKLAASLWLWKSDIASHFSNKRKKCVRDCEKYKPGVLLGFNMKELNKVKHEMDFDAEWLFENHDEKNSRVNASKTVDKKINLEKDEESSSDSYENIEEESNESNSPFGQPISDVGRKTSIDSIIENPEDSISKETADENPLQSPEKSDQKQEEGSKYEEIHSAKEPIKLVGDASDSEGDQEDQDDAAEWKDGASQSESGPGSQQVSDFEDNTSEVKPEVWTDESSQSEDAGSSKPAAEIKGVASESDEEQSKWKNSSYGKVEEFWSKDQSQWKNASEIEESLSNQQMEWQNSTIDSEDGDQFDNVTDGVAEPMHSSLTGVELSSQQA, encoded by the exons AAACTATGTTCCAACTTCCTGTCAACAACCTTGGCAGTTTAAGAAAAGCCCggaaaactgtgaaaaaaatacttagtGATATTGGTTTGGAATACTGTAAAGAACACATAGAA GATTTTAAGCAGTTTGAACCTAATGACTTTTATTTGAAAAACACTACATGGGAAGATGTAGGATTGTGGGATCCATCGCTTACAAAAAATCAG gaCTATCGGACAAAACCCTTTTGCTGCAGTGCATGTCCATTTTCGTCGAAGTTCTTTTCAGCCTATAAAAGTCACTTCCGGAATGTTCATAGTGAAgattttgaaaataggattcttcTTAATTGTCCCTACTGTACTTTCAATGCGGACAAAAAGACTTTGGAAACgcacattaaaatatttcatgctCCAAATGCCAATACACCGAGTGGAGGCATCAGCACttttaaagataaaaacaaaCATGATAGCCTTAAACCTAAGCAGGCTGACAGTGTAGAACAAGCTGTTTATTATTGTAAGAAGTGCACTTACCGAGATCCTCTATATGAAATAGTTAGAAAGCACATTTACAGGGAACATTTTCAGCATGTTGCTGCACCTTACGTAGCAAAGGCAGGTGAAAAGTCACTCAACGGTGCAGTTCCCTTAAGTTCCAGTACCCGAGAGGAGGGTAGTATTCACTGCAAACGATGCCTTTTTATGCCGAAGTCATATGAAGCTTTAGTACAGCATGTTATTGAAGACCATGAACGTATAGGATATCAGGTTACAGCAATGATAGGGCACACTAATGTAGTGGTTCCAAGATCCAAACCTTTGATGCTAATAGCTCCAAAACCACAGGATAAAAAGCCTATGGGACTGCCTCAAAGGATGGGTCCCCTTTCCCCTGGGAATGTCCGATCTCTTCCATCACAGCAGATGATGAATCGACTTACTATACCAAAGCCTACATTAAATTCCGCAGGAGTGAATATGATGTCAAATGTTCACCTACAACAGAACAATTATGGAGTCAAATCAGTACCACCAAGTTATGTTGGACAGCCGGGGGGAAGGCTAAACTTAAGTGGTAATGCACCAGTTTCTATTCCACAACAGTCTCAAACAATGAAACAGTTTTCACCTAGTGGAAATGGAAGGCCTTATACCCTTGGAGGGGAGCAGAGATCTCAGACTCCAGCAAGGTACTCTCTTCAGTCTGCCAATTCATCTTCTCTTTCATCAGCCCAGTTGAAACAAACGTCATTATCTCAGTCTCAGGCAGCATCAAGAGTATTAGGTCAGTCTGGCTCAAAGCCTCCTGTGGCTGCTACAGGTCCTTCTGCTGTCAATACTTCATCGacacaaaaatggaaaatttgtaCAATCTGTAATGAGCTGTTTCCTGAAAacgtgtacagtgttcactttgaAAAGGAGCACAAGGCTGAAAAGGTGCCTGCAGTAGCTAACTATATAATGAAAATACACAATTTCACTAGCAAATGTTTATACTGTAATCGCTATTTACCAACTGATACGTTGCTTAATCATATGTTAATCCATGGACTGTCTTGTCCATACTGCCGTTCAACTTTCAATGATGTTGAAAAGATGGCTGCTCATATGCGAATGGTTCATGTTGATGAAGAAATGGGACCTAAAACTGATTCCACTTTAACCTTTGATTTGACATTGCAGCAGGGTAGTCACACTAATATACATCTACTTGTAACCACCTACAATCTGAGAGATGCCCCTGCTGAATCTGTAGCTTATCATGCTCAGAATACTCCTCCCGTTCCTCCAAAACCACAGCCGAAAATCCAGGAGAAGGCAGATATACCTGTGAAAAGTTCTCCTCAAGCAGCAGTCCCCTACAAAAAAGATGTGGGTAAAACACTCTGCCCTCTCTGCTTTTCAATCCTAAAAGGACCTATATCTGATGCACTCGCACATCACTTAAGGGAGAGGCATCAGGTTATTCAAACAGTTCATCCAGTTGAGAAAAAGCTAACATATAAATGCATTCATTGTCTTGGTGTGTATACCAGTAATATGACTGCCTCAACTATAACGCTACACCTTGTTCATTGCAGAGGGGTTGGGAAGACCCAAAACGGCCAAGACAAAGCTAATGCGCCATCTCGACTAAATCAGTCTCCAGCTGTAGCACCTGTGAAACGTACTTATGAACACATGGAATTCTCTctgatgaagaaaagaaaaatggatgaTGATGACTCACCATCTGCCTTTGAAGAGAAGCCTGAAGAACCTGTAGTTTTAGCTTTAGACCCTAAAGGTCATGAAGATGATTCTTATGAAGCCAGAAAAACATTTCTTACGAAATATTTCAATAAGCAACCGTATCCCAGTAGAAGAGAAATTGAAAAGTTGGCTGCCAGTTTATGGCTATGGAAATCAGATATTGCTTCACATTTTagcaacaaaagaaagaaatgtgtTAGAGATTGTGAAAAGTACAAGCCTGGTGTGCTACTTGGTTTTAACATGAAAGAATTAAACAAAGTTAAACACGAAATGGATTTTGATGCTGAATGGCTGTTTGAAAATCATGATGAAAAGAATTCCAGAGTCAATGCTAGTAAAACTGttgataaaaaaataaacctaGAAAAAGATGAGGAAAGTTCTTCAGACAGTTACGAAAATATAGAAGAGGAATCTAATGAAAGCAATAGTCCATTTGGTCAACCAATTTCAGATGTTGGTCGTAAAACCTCTATTGATAGCATAATAGAGAATCCTGAAGACAGCATATCCAAGGAGACAGCTGATGAAAATCCCTTACAGTCTCCAGAGAAATCAGACCAAAAACAGGAGGAAGGCTCAAAATATGAAGAGATTCACTCTGCCAAGGAACCAATTAAACTGGTAGGTGATGCCTCAGATAGTGAAGGTGATCAAGAAGATCAAGATGATGCTGCTGAATGGAAAGATGGAGCTTCGCAGTCTGAAAGTGGACCTGGCTCTCAGCAAGTTTCTGACTTTGAAGACAATACATCAGAGGTGAAACCAGAAGTTTGGACAGATGAATCATCCCAGAGTGAAGATGCTGGTAGTAGTAAACCAGCTGCAGAAATAAAAGGGGTTGCATCTGAAAGTGATGAGGAGCAATCAAAATGGAAGAATAGTTCCTATGGAAAAGTAGAAGAATTTTGGTCTAAGGACCAGTCACAATGGAAAAATGCATCAGAAATTGAGGAGAGTTTGTCAAATCAGCAGATGGAATGGCAGAATAGCACAATTGACAGCGAAGATGGAGATCAGTTTGACAATGTGACTGATGGTGTAGCAGAACCAATGCATAGCAGCTTAACTGGTGTAGAGTTGAGTAGCCAGCAAGCATAA
- the LOC102947588 gene encoding activity-dependent neuroprotector homeobox protein isoform X2, whose protein sequence is MSLRHPSTINFGETMFQLPVNNLGSLRKARKTVKKILSDIGLEYCKEHIEDFKQFEPNDFYLKNTTWEDVGLWDPSLTKNQDYRTKPFCCSACPFSSKFFSAYKSHFRNVHSEDFENRILLNCPYCTFNADKKTLETHIKIFHAPNANTPSGGISTFKDKNKHDSLKPKQADSVEQAVYYCKKCTYRDPLYEIVRKHIYREHFQHVAAPYVAKAGEKSLNGAVPLSSSTREEGSIHCKRCLFMPKSYEALVQHVIEDHERIGYQVTAMIGHTNVVVPRSKPLMLIAPKPQDKKPMGLPQRMGPLSPGNVRSLPSQQMMNRLTIPKPTLNSAGVNMMSNVHLQQNNYGVKSVPPSYVGQPGGRLNLSGNAPVSIPQQSQTMKQFSPSGNGRPYTLGGEQRSQTPARYSLQSANSSSLSSAQLKQTSLSQSQAASRVLGQSGSKPPVAATGPSAVNTSSTQKWKICTICNELFPENVYSVHFEKEHKAEKVPAVANYIMKIHNFTSKCLYCNRYLPTDTLLNHMLIHGLSCPYCRSTFNDVEKMAAHMRMVHVDEEMGPKTDSTLTFDLTLQQGSHTNIHLLVTTYNLRDAPAESVAYHAQNTPPVPPKPQPKIQEKADIPVKSSPQAAVPYKKDVGKTLCPLCFSILKGPISDALAHHLRERHQVIQTVHPVEKKLTYKCIHCLGVYTSNMTASTITLHLVHCRGVGKTQNGQDKANAPSRLNQSPAVAPVKRTYEHMEFSLMKKRKMDDDDSPSAFEEKPEEPVVLALDPKGHEDDSYEARKTFLTKYFNKQPYPSRREIEKLAASLWLWKSDIASHFSNKRKKCVRDCEKYKPGVLLGFNMKELNKVKHEMDFDAEWLFENHDEKNSRVNASKTVDKKINLEKDEESSSDSYENIEEESNESNSPFGQPISDVGRKTSIDSIIENPEDSISKETADENPLQSPEKSDQKQEEGSKYEEIHSAKEPIKLVGDASDSEGDQEDQDDAAEWKDGASQSESGPGSQQVSDFEDNTSEVKPEVWTDESSQSEDAGSSKPAAEIKGVASESDEEQSKWKNSSYGKVEEFWSKDQSQWKNASEIEESLSNQQMEWQNSTIDSEDGDQFDNVTDGVAEPMHSSLTGVELSSQQA, encoded by the exons AAACTATGTTCCAACTTCCTGTCAACAACCTTGGCAGTTTAAGAAAAGCCCggaaaactgtgaaaaaaatacttagtGATATTGGTTTGGAATACTGTAAAGAACACATAGAA GATTTTAAGCAGTTTGAACCTAATGACTTTTATTTGAAAAACACTACATGGGAAGATGTAGGATTGTGGGATCCATCGCTTACAAAAAATCAG gaCTATCGGACAAAACCCTTTTGCTGCAGTGCATGTCCATTTTCGTCGAAGTTCTTTTCAGCCTATAAAAGTCACTTCCGGAATGTTCATAGTGAAgattttgaaaataggattcttcTTAATTGTCCCTACTGTACTTTCAATGCGGACAAAAAGACTTTGGAAACgcacattaaaatatttcatgctCCAAATGCCAATACACCGAGTGGAGGCATCAGCACttttaaagataaaaacaaaCATGATAGCCTTAAACCTAAGCAGGCTGACAGTGTAGAACAAGCTGTTTATTATTGTAAGAAGTGCACTTACCGAGATCCTCTATATGAAATAGTTAGAAAGCACATTTACAGGGAACATTTTCAGCATGTTGCTGCACCTTACGTAGCAAAGGCAGGTGAAAAGTCACTCAACGGTGCAGTTCCCTTAAGTTCCAGTACCCGAGAGGAGGGTAGTATTCACTGCAAACGATGCCTTTTTATGCCGAAGTCATATGAAGCTTTAGTACAGCATGTTATTGAAGACCATGAACGTATAGGATATCAGGTTACAGCAATGATAGGGCACACTAATGTAGTGGTTCCAAGATCCAAACCTTTGATGCTAATAGCTCCAAAACCACAGGATAAAAAGCCTATGGGACTGCCTCAAAGGATGGGTCCCCTTTCCCCTGGGAATGTCCGATCTCTTCCATCACAGCAGATGATGAATCGACTTACTATACCAAAGCCTACATTAAATTCCGCAGGAGTGAATATGATGTCAAATGTTCACCTACAACAGAACAATTATGGAGTCAAATCAGTACCACCAAGTTATGTTGGACAGCCGGGGGGAAGGCTAAACTTAAGTGGTAATGCACCAGTTTCTATTCCACAACAGTCTCAAACAATGAAACAGTTTTCACCTAGTGGAAATGGAAGGCCTTATACCCTTGGAGGGGAGCAGAGATCTCAGACTCCAGCAAGGTACTCTCTTCAGTCTGCCAATTCATCTTCTCTTTCATCAGCCCAGTTGAAACAAACGTCATTATCTCAGTCTCAGGCAGCATCAAGAGTATTAGGTCAGTCTGGCTCAAAGCCTCCTGTGGCTGCTACAGGTCCTTCTGCTGTCAATACTTCATCGacacaaaaatggaaaatttgtaCAATCTGTAATGAGCTGTTTCCTGAAAacgtgtacagtgttcactttgaAAAGGAGCACAAGGCTGAAAAGGTGCCTGCAGTAGCTAACTATATAATGAAAATACACAATTTCACTAGCAAATGTTTATACTGTAATCGCTATTTACCAACTGATACGTTGCTTAATCATATGTTAATCCATGGACTGTCTTGTCCATACTGCCGTTCAACTTTCAATGATGTTGAAAAGATGGCTGCTCATATGCGAATGGTTCATGTTGATGAAGAAATGGGACCTAAAACTGATTCCACTTTAACCTTTGATTTGACATTGCAGCAGGGTAGTCACACTAATATACATCTACTTGTAACCACCTACAATCTGAGAGATGCCCCTGCTGAATCTGTAGCTTATCATGCTCAGAATACTCCTCCCGTTCCTCCAAAACCACAGCCGAAAATCCAGGAGAAGGCAGATATACCTGTGAAAAGTTCTCCTCAAGCAGCAGTCCCCTACAAAAAAGATGTGGGTAAAACACTCTGCCCTCTCTGCTTTTCAATCCTAAAAGGACCTATATCTGATGCACTCGCACATCACTTAAGGGAGAGGCATCAGGTTATTCAAACAGTTCATCCAGTTGAGAAAAAGCTAACATATAAATGCATTCATTGTCTTGGTGTGTATACCAGTAATATGACTGCCTCAACTATAACGCTACACCTTGTTCATTGCAGAGGGGTTGGGAAGACCCAAAACGGCCAAGACAAAGCTAATGCGCCATCTCGACTAAATCAGTCTCCAGCTGTAGCACCTGTGAAACGTACTTATGAACACATGGAATTCTCTctgatgaagaaaagaaaaatggatgaTGATGACTCACCATCTGCCTTTGAAGAGAAGCCTGAAGAACCTGTAGTTTTAGCTTTAGACCCTAAAGGTCATGAAGATGATTCTTATGAAGCCAGAAAAACATTTCTTACGAAATATTTCAATAAGCAACCGTATCCCAGTAGAAGAGAAATTGAAAAGTTGGCTGCCAGTTTATGGCTATGGAAATCAGATATTGCTTCACATTTTagcaacaaaagaaagaaatgtgtTAGAGATTGTGAAAAGTACAAGCCTGGTGTGCTACTTGGTTTTAACATGAAAGAATTAAACAAAGTTAAACACGAAATGGATTTTGATGCTGAATGGCTGTTTGAAAATCATGATGAAAAGAATTCCAGAGTCAATGCTAGTAAAACTGttgataaaaaaataaacctaGAAAAAGATGAGGAAAGTTCTTCAGACAGTTACGAAAATATAGAAGAGGAATCTAATGAAAGCAATAGTCCATTTGGTCAACCAATTTCAGATGTTGGTCGTAAAACCTCTATTGATAGCATAATAGAGAATCCTGAAGACAGCATATCCAAGGAGACAGCTGATGAAAATCCCTTACAGTCTCCAGAGAAATCAGACCAAAAACAGGAGGAAGGCTCAAAATATGAAGAGATTCACTCTGCCAAGGAACCAATTAAACTGGTAGGTGATGCCTCAGATAGTGAAGGTGATCAAGAAGATCAAGATGATGCTGCTGAATGGAAAGATGGAGCTTCGCAGTCTGAAAGTGGACCTGGCTCTCAGCAAGTTTCTGACTTTGAAGACAATACATCAGAGGTGAAACCAGAAGTTTGGACAGATGAATCATCCCAGAGTGAAGATGCTGGTAGTAGTAAACCAGCTGCAGAAATAAAAGGGGTTGCATCTGAAAGTGATGAGGAGCAATCAAAATGGAAGAATAGTTCCTATGGAAAAGTAGAAGAATTTTGGTCTAAGGACCAGTCACAATGGAAAAATGCATCAGAAATTGAGGAGAGTTTGTCAAATCAGCAGATGGAATGGCAGAATAGCACAATTGACAGCGAAGATGGAGATCAGTTTGACAATGTGACTGATGGTGTAGCAGAACCAATGCATAGCAGCTTAACTGGTGTAGAGTTGAGTAGCCAGCAAGCATAA